The following DNA comes from Halorhabdus tiamatea SARL4B.
GTTCAGCTTTCGTGAAAGTACTTCCACTGTCTTTGAAGTCGGCTAAAGTGAGATCAGTTGTCTCGACCACCCACTGCTGTAGTCTCTCGAAGTCGCCCTCGAGGAATACCTTCCGTCGAGTCTCGAGAGCCATCTCTCCGAAGAGTTCCTGAAGACAGTCTTCTGGAACCTCTATCGACGAGGATTGGTTCTGGCCTTCGCGGTGAGAGAATGCCCAGAAGGTTAGTACTGGGTCGGAGTCTGGATCTTTTGGGCCAACGAGCAACCGTTTGCGGTGCTTATCCCCATTTTCTCCACCCGTCTTGCTCACTCCGAGCGTACCCCGCACCATGCCCTTCTGAAGAAGTCGATGGTTAAATTCGCTGAGTAGATACTTGTCTCGCGAAGGAACCTCGCAACTTGAGGCAGATTCTCGAGCCTCTTCGAAAAGGCGGTAAACATCAGACCACTGGATGGTGTCCCACGACTGCCCATCTTCACCTTGCTCCGAGATACCGAAGGCATCGACGTATTCTTCAAGTTGACGGCGCTGAAGATCAGAGCCGCGAACCTTTGCCTCAATAAATACGTCACACAGTGACTCTCCCTCAGAATTCTGTATTTGAATTTGGGCGTCCACTTGCGGTGAATCCCCGGCGCCGCCCCCATCTCTTACCCCACCAGTTCTTGAAAGACCAATCAGAATGCTCTGTTCTGCCGAGTCAGGGGACACCCGCTTAGCTGGTACTTCCGTTTCATACTCGAATGTGACTGAGTCTGGTAAGGATCGGCCAGTACAGAACTCAAGAAACCGTCTTGATACTAGGGACTCCGTATCTTTGAGGGTCTTGACAAGTCCGTGTACGGTATTCTTCTCTAATGGGTCAGCCTTCTCTCCGGATTCATAATAGAAGATGTTATCTTTGTATTCCCGCATGTCTCGATTCTCATATCCAGCCAAAATAAAGTCTACCTTTCAGTCGAGTGACTCAACCAGCACTACGGAACCGTCCTCAAGTTCATCCATAGTCTCCCGAATCCGCCGCAGCTGCTCGTCAACACCGTCGAGCAACTGCTCGGCGTCTTCGATCAATTCACCCACGCGTTCCTCACTCGGCGGGCTGGTTCCCTCGACTGCATCGACGACCTCTTGCGTGAGATCGTGGTCGGGATACTCGGACTGTAGTTCGCTGGCGAGTTCTTCGAGTCGCTCGTCGACCTCGAAGGGGTTCTCCGCCTCGTCGAGGAGGTGCTCTACATCCTCAACACTCGGCGGCTGCGACCGACTGAGCATCTCACTCACGTCGGTCGTGACCGGATGGTTCGGACGTTCTTCCTCGAGTCGTCTCGACTCATCGCGAAGTCGCGACCAGAGCGATGCCTCGCCGTTAGGTGCTTCGAGGAGTCGCCGTGCCCTTTCGTATCGCTTCGCTTGCTGAACGACCGTCGAGTCGACGAGGTCTTCCTCCGAGAACGAGTCACCGTTCCACGCCGTCTCGAAGAGATCATAGAGATCGTCGATGGTTACACCGTCGAATTCGACGGCGACGCGGTCGGCAGTTTCCTTGCTGCTCCCATCGTGAGCGTAGAGCCACGTCGCGAGACTGGAAACCACGCTCTCCGGCCCCTTGTCCGCCGGCGATTCTCCAGTGATACGTTCGTACTGCTCGCGGACGACGGTTCGTCTGTGAGCGTTGGCTTCGTCGATCATTGCTCGGAGCCGGTCGGCATCAGGCACTTCGTCCCCGCCGACGATCGCTTGCATCCCTCCGGTGACGTCCGCACCGGGGTAGAGCCGTTGCATCTCCGTCGTTCGCTGACTGAACTGCTCCCAGAGAGAGTCGCCATCCTCGACCGACCGGAAGAGTCCTCTTGCCCGAGCGAAGCGCTCGGACTGCCGTTCAATTCCGTCCGAGGTGAGATCCTCTGTTTCGAGCGGTTCGCCTCCGAGCGCGGGTTGAAGAGCCGTCTCGAGTTCCTCCAGCGAAGCGTCTTTGCCGAACTCTCTGCTGACGCCTCGCAAGACTTGTCTCACCAGTACACTGTTTTCGTCAACCCACTCCGCCAACTCGGAAAGCCACGAATCGACATCGGTGCCAGCCGGCTCCCGGCCGAGCAAAGTCTCGACAATCCCCTGAATTCGGTCGAAATCATCATCTATCGATTCAAACCGAATCTGTACGTCAGTCAGGTTCGTTTTGTTTCTGACTGCTCGGCCGATCTCGTCCGGCTCGGTAATGTACTCGTCATCTCGGCGTAGCGCGATTTCGTTTGCTGTTGCAAGTGTGATCAGCAGGGCCGAAATCGATTCTTGCGGAGTCCCGCGATACGTGCCTCCGCGCTGGACAGTCTGGGTAAGCAAGTCCTCGGCACGAAGCGACTGGGTGTCCCCGTACTCGTCGAGGAACTTCTGACACCAGCCGTCGGCGAGTTCCGCGCGGTCGGTATCCACACCGAGTGTGACTGCGTCCTCGCTCGAAAGCGGCCAATCGTCGACGCCGCGGAAGAACTGCGCCATCTGCTTGGCGTCCTCGACTTCCGTGATTCCGTTGGTTAGGACGAAGCGCGTCCCACTGAACACGGACTGGACTTGCGTTTCCACTACCTGCTCGAACACGTCCCCGTATCGTCCTCTCGTCCCACCCGTCCGAACGTAGACGTCCGCTTCCTCGAGTTGCTCGCGAATCGCCGATTCGAGCGCCCGCTGTTCATCACGGTGGTCGGACTCCAAGTCCGGATACGTTTCCGTTTCCTCTGACAGCACCTCCTGCATACCCATCACGTCTCGCAGGCGGTCGATCGTCGATCCCTGTAGATCGACGGCGACGAGGACGTGCTCGCCCCCGTCACGGCCTTCGTTCGTCGACTGCCATGCATCAACCTGATCGCTAACCTCCTCGTCGCGGCCCGCGACCAGCCGCACACGCACGGCGTCAAACTCCGGCGTTGGTGCTTGCTCGATAGGGTCGAGAACAGAGTAGCCGAACCGGAGTGGGACTTTGCGCTCCCCCTCGAGATCCACCTCGTGTCGACTGCCCTCAGAGAGCAGAAGGTTGCTTCCCTCCCGAAGGGAGTTCTCCAACTTGGCCGAAAGTCGATGCGACGGGATCTGTTGTGCGCGGGTCTTCGCCCGTGTCAGAATGTCCTCCTGTTCCTCGGAGACCAGCAGGTACTCCTCGTCACCGCGGTCGTTCGTCTCCGTTAGCACCTTCCGATCCTTGAGAAGGTCGGAGAGCGCCGATTCGACATCGCTTCGGACGGAATCGAACGACTCGTCAGTCGACTTGACCATCAGTCGGGCGAGGTTCGCCGGCGTCGACGGCACTTCGGAACGCACCTGATTTAGCAGGTACAGCGCCTTCGCAACGCGAACCGAGAACGCATCTTCGTCGCCGCCAGCCGAGGGGATGAGCTTGTTCTCGACCATCTCCTGCACCCAGAGCGGGATGTAGGTCGTCTCTTCGACCAGCAGGTCGTACAGTTCGTCCCACGTGACGAGGGCTCCGACTTGCTTGTCTCCCCACTCGAACCGCGTGAATAGCGAGCGGACGAGGATGAGCAGTGCCCGACCCTGCACGTACTCCTCTTCGGTCACGCGTCCACGTGGCATCAGTTGCTGAATCACCGTCCGGAGCAATCCGAGGTCGTACTCGCGGAACGGGTACGACTCGACTGCGTCCGGGTCGGCGCCGGCAATATCGGAGTACGCGTCGAGCGTCAGGTCGGGCATCTCCCGGAGCGCGGACTCAACAGCCTGTCCACCCTCGGCGTCCTTTTGCAGCCACCGCTTCCGAACGATTATCTCGGTGTCGGCTCCCTCAAGCGGTTCTTGAGCGCCGTACCACGGCTGCTCCGTGACTTCGGTATCGTCGAACTCGCCGTGGATACGCTCGATCGGATACTGTCCAGTCCCGATGACTGGCGGGTTGGGCCCGACGCCCAGCTCCGTCAGCGCTTCCATCGTCTCTTGGAACTCTCTGTAGCGGTGGCGGCCATCGCCAATGAACAGCGCAACCTCGTCGAGCCCGATCAGCAATTCCGTCTCGGTCTCCGGCGTGCTCAGCGACTCTTGCGCTGCTTCGACACGGTCGATAAGTTCGTCTGGGTCGAACTCGTCGGGATCGATCTCTCCGATGGCGTCGTCGATCGATTGCTTGACCTCCTCCCGAGATGCGAACGGTGAATCATCGAGTGTCGGAACGGCGTCGTAGAGCCAGCTCCGTAGCGACGCCCGCTCGTCGTACACGTCCTCGAACCTCTGTCCATTGTACTCGACTTCCTGTAGGCGCTCCCAGCAGTTACCGTGGTTCATGTCGAGCTGCCACGCCCACTCGAGCAGCCAATTCGGGTCAGTGGGATACCCAAGTTCGCGGCCGATTGCCTCGTAAATGAGGTAGGGGAGCGGCGGTTCCTGTGACGCGTCCCGGTTGAGGAGGTTCAGGAAGACGGGCTTCAGCCGGTCGACGTGAGAGTTAGCGACGCTCTGTCGGAACGACTGGAAGCCCGGCCATCTGTTCGCCAACTCTTCGCCGAGGTCGGCGAACTCCGATTCGGTGTCGGCAGCGAACCCGATGAGCTTCAGGAGGTGCGTCTTCCCCGATCCGAACGTCGCAGAGATGTAGAGGAAGCGCGGTTCCTCGTGGGGATACTTGTCGACGAGGTTCCCGAGCGTGGTGAGCACGTCGCGGGCGCTGTCGGTCTCATAGAACTCGCGGACGTCGTTTTCGGCCCGCGCTCGGGCGTTGACCTTCTGGACTTCCTCGAGTTCGCGGGTCGGTGACTGCTGGAAGATATCGTGAATGTGTGTGTCGCTCATTGGAGATGTACCCCCTCAACCCGACCTTCGATCTGGTGGGCCGGGTAGTAGTTGCGCGATTCCTCGCCGAAGAAGCTCAGTTTCCCACCGACGATGTCTCCGGGGAACGGAATGCCGATCGTAGACTGGACGTTGCGGCGGTCGAGTTCGTCGAGCAGTTCCGACGCACGCGTGAACGGGTAGAGACTCCCGAGGTGCGTGAGGAGAACGACGTGTCGCTGCTGGGCTGGGGCGTCGATTTTCTCAACTATAACCGCGACGAGTTCCTCGGCTAATCGGTCTTGCATCGTTTCGGTGATAGTCGCTGGCTGGCTGTTCTCACCGAGATCGACTGCGAGTTCGAAGACGTCGGTTTCGACGAACAGCTCGTCCAGCCGGAGGACTTGGACGGTTCCGTCATCCGGGAACTCTTCGGTACGATGCGGGTTCGTCGCCCACTCGGTGAGCCGTTCAGCGACCCGTCGCTCGTACTTCGGCTGGACGGGGACGATCACGAACGGGTTTCGGATGCCGCGTCGTCCGTCGGCAAACTGTGCGAGCCGCTCAGTGAAGTCGTGGAAGGGACGTTTGGTCGTCATCGGATGATCACCCCCGTTTCAGTCCGCTCGATACTGAGGTCATGGCGTTCGACGAGCCGTTCCAGTTCCGAGTCCAGTGATTCGCGATCCGACGGGAGAATCCCGATCGCCGTAATGTCTGTAGGGGACTGATCCCCAACGAGTGTCTGTAACTCCTCGAACGTATCTCGTAATTCGCCGATGTCGCTACCAGCAACCACAGCGAGTGGTTCGCTGTCGAGTAGTGTGTTCGTCGCTCGAATGAAGTCGTCAGCCTCGGTGTTGGTCGTTCCGCCGGTCACCGTCGCCACCCCGTCCGAGACGTCCTCGTACCACGATGCGGCGCGCCGGAGCGGTGTGATGTATTCGCTCTCGAAGGCCGGCCGAACGTTCGATCCGAACTCGCTGGCAGACCGGATCCACTGATGCTCCTGTAACTCTTTGGCGAACGCATCGACCTCGGTTTCCGCTCGGAACGAGTCCCACGCGGTCTCGATTGCCTCTTCGAGGGTCGGCGAGGTAGTTTGAGCGTCGTTGAACCGATCCCAGCCATCGTGTGTCCACCATTCACCCTCGTAGCCGTCGATACTCTCGCGAAGCGTCTGGCTGGCTGTTTCGACCTCTTCGGTCAGCCAGTTGTACGACTGCTGGGCGAGAGTCAACTGCGAGTCGATTTGTGTGAGCGCAGGGAGGCGCAAACTCCACACTTCCTCGGCGTCGTCGTACCACTCCTGAGCGTCGTTGGTTGCTTTGACGACATCCTCCCAGTCGGTGTCACATGATTTGACGGCCTCTCGTCGGTCGATCGCGCTCTGCTGCTCGGCTTCGAGCGTCTCCACAAACGACTCGAGGAGGTTGCGAACGGCGCGCGTTTGGATGTCACTCTCGGCGACCAGCCTGACGTCTTCCACGAGACTACCGAGTCGACCCGCGAGTGTGTCGTTCGCGGACTGGAGCCTGACGATTCCGTCCGGAATAGTCTCCGTCGAGTCGATGAACCCTCCCTCGCGAAGAATGCCTCGCACACCGCCACTCCCTGCGATCTTGAGACGCGTCGTCGTCAGTTTGTTCAGGTCGATGACGGCGTCGAGTTCGAGGGAGTCGCCCGTTTCGTCGACGGGCAGGAAGTCTCCCTTCCGGCAGAGGCCCCAGATAATCGCACACAGCGCGGGGCGAGCGTCCTCGTAGATCGACTTCTTCTTGACGATTCCGTCGAGGATCGTGGCCATCGCGAGGTTCCCGCCGCGTTGCTTCAACTGTCGGCCGGTGAAGGCGCGCACGTTGTTCTGGATCGAGCCACCGTGCGTTTCTGGGTCTTCCGTTGCAACATCGATCTGCTGGGCCCACGTGGGTAGCGGATCTTGTGCGGAGAGTCCCCGGAGTTCCTGTAGGTGCTCGTCGCCAACCTGCAGCATTACGGGGTGGAAGTCGTCGGGGTAGTTGACGTCGAGATACTCCTCGACCCCTGAAACCATGCCCCCGATCAGATCGCCGCGATCCTTGACGTCGAACGTCCCGCTCTTGAGCGCCTCGACGAGTTTGCTCTGGACACGAGCTGCGCGGTCTGAGAGGTCACGCTCGACAGACTGTGGGAGCGTGTGGTCTCCGACGGCATCTCTGAGCGACCACCACTCGATGAGGCTATCACGGAGATCGTCGAGTCCGTCCTGTCCGATTGTCCATTCGAGCGGGTCGCCGTCGTAGCTGGTGTCTGCTGCGACGGGAGACATCCCTTCGACGGCGACCTCGACATCGAGTGCGTCCTCAGCGTCGACTGTCGTATCGAGTTCGATCCCGTCGATACTGAATTCGTAGCGAACAGGATACTGCTCGCCGGTATCTGGGTACTCAGCCGATGTCGGGAAGGAGAGGTCGCGCACGATGTCCTCCCAGAGATACCCGT
Coding sequences within:
- a CDS encoding BREX protein BrxB domain-containing protein, which encodes MTTKRPFHDFTERLAQFADGRRGIRNPFVIVPVQPKYERRVAERLTEWATNPHRTEEFPDDGTVQVLRLDELFVETDVFELAVDLGENSQPATITETMQDRLAEELVAVIVEKIDAPAQQRHVVLLTHLGSLYPFTRASELLDELDRRNVQSTIGIPFPGDIVGGKLSFFGEESRNYYPAHQIEGRVEGVHLQ